A single region of the Pan troglodytes isolate AG18354 chromosome 18, NHGRI_mPanTro3-v2.0_pri, whole genome shotgun sequence genome encodes:
- the ZNF500 gene encoding zinc finger protein 500 isoform X2: MATVPGLQPLPTLEQDLEQDEILIVKVEEDFCLEEEPSVETEDPSPETFRQLFRLFCYQEVAGPREALSRLWELCCRWLRPELRTKEQILELLVLEQFLTVLPGEIQARVREQQPESGEEAVVLVEGLQRKPRKHRQRGSELLSDDEVPLGIGGQSLKHQAEAQPEDLSLEEEARFSSQQPPAQLSHRPQRGPLLWPERGPPAPRHQEMASASPFLSAWSQVPVNLEDVAVYLSGEEPRCLDPAQRDAPLENEGPGIQLEDGGEGREDAPVRMEWYPVLSARCQGPGHLLPGQRPAPVRGLVRPDQPRGGPPPGRRASHGADKPYTCPECGKGFSKTSHLTKHQRTHTGERPYKCLVCGKGFSDRSNFSTHQRVHTGEKPYPCPECGKRFSQSSSLVIHRRTHSGERPYACTQCGKRFNNSSHFSAHRRTHTGEKPYTCPACGRGFRRGTDLHKHQRTHMGAGSLPTLQPVAPGGPSAKA; this comes from the exons AtggccactgtccctggcctccAGCCCCTGCCAACCTTGGAGCAGGACCTGGAACAGGACGAGATCCTGATTGTGAAGGTGGAGGAGGACTTCTGCTTGGAAGAGGAGCCCTCCGTGGAGACGGAGGACCCCAGCCCTGAGACTTTCCGCCAGCTCTTCCGGCTCTTCTGCTACCAGGAGGTGGCTGGGCCTCGGGAGGCCCTGAGCCGCCTCTGGGAGCTGTGCTGCCGCTGGCTGCGGCCGGAGCTGCGCACTAAGGAGCAGATCCTGGAGCTGCTGGTGCTGGAGCAGTTCCTGACTGTGCTGCCGGGGGAGATCCAGGCTCGGGTACGCGAGCAGCAGCCGGAGAGCGGTGAGGAGGCCGTGGTCCTCGTGGAAGGGCTGCAGCGGAAGCCCAGGAAACACAGGCAGCGG GGCTCAGAGCTGCTTTCTGATGACGAGGTGCCCCTCGGGATAGGGGGACAGTCCTTAAAACACCAGGCAGAGGCTCAGCCAGAGGATCTGTCCCTGGAGGAAGAGGCTCGATTCTCCAGCCAGCAGCCCCCAGCCCAGCTGAGCCACAGGCCACAGAGGGGCCCGCTGTTGTGGCCAGAGAGGG GCCCTCCAGCTCCCCGGCATCAGGAGATGGCGTCAGCCTCGCCTTTCCTTTCGGCCTGGTCCCAG GTGCCCGTGAACTTGGAGGACGTGGCTGTATACCTttctggggaggagccaagatgccTGGACCCAGCTCAGCGGGACGCGCCGCTGGAGAATGAAG GACCTGGGATCCAGTTGGAGGACGGCGGTGAAGGCAGGGAGGATGCCCCGGTGAGAATGGAGTGGTACCCAGTGCTCTCGGCACGATGCCAGGGGCCTGGCCACCTGCTCCCAGGTCAGAGgccagccccagtcaggggcttggTCAGGCCTGATCAGCCAAGAGGCGGCCCCCCACCAGGAAGACGGGCTTCCCATGGGGCTGACAAGCCGTACACCTGCCCGGAATGTGGCAAAGGCTTCAGCAAGACGTCCCACTTGACCAAGCACCAGCGCACACACACGGGCGAGCGGCCTTACAAGTGCCTAGTCTGTGGGAAGGGCTTTAGCGACCGCTCCAACTTCAGCACACACCAGAGGGTGCACACGGGCGAGAAGCCCTACCCGTGCCCCGAGTGTGGGAAGCGCTTCAGCCAGAGTTCCAGCCTGGTCATCCACCGCAGGACGCACAGCGGGGAGCGGCCCTATGCCTGCACCCAGTGCGGGAAGCGCTTCAACAACAGCTCGCACTTCAGCGCCCACCGCCGGACGCACACAGGTGAGAAGCCCTACACCTGCCCGGCCTGTGGCCGGGGCTTCCGCCGGGGCACCGACCTGCACAAGCACCAGCGGACCCACATGGGGGCAGGCTCCTTGCCGACGCTCCAGCCGGTGGCTCCTGGAGGCCCCAGTGCCAAAGCCTGA
- the ZNF500 gene encoding zinc finger protein 500 (The RefSeq protein has 1 substitution compared to this genomic sequence): protein MEWYRVLSARCQGPGHLLPGQRPAPVRGLVRPDQPRGGPPPGRRASHGADKPYTCPECGKGFSKTSHLTKHQRTHTGERPYKCLVCGKGFSDRSNFSTHQRVHTGEKPYPCPECGKRFSQSSSLVIHRRTHSGERPYACTQCGKRFNNSSHFSAHRRTHTGEKPYTCPACGRGFRRGTDLHKHQRTHMGAGSLPTLQPVAPGGPSAKA from the coding sequence ATGGAGTGGTACCCAGTGCTCTCGGCACGATGCCAGGGGCCTGGCCACCTGCTCCCAGGTCAGAGgccagccccagtcaggggcttggTCAGGCCTGATCAGCCAAGAGGCGGCCCCCCACCAGGAAGACGGGCTTCCCATGGGGCTGACAAGCCGTACACCTGCCCGGAATGTGGCAAAGGCTTCAGCAAGACGTCCCACTTGACCAAGCACCAGCGCACACACACGGGCGAGCGGCCTTACAAGTGCCTAGTCTGTGGGAAGGGCTTTAGCGACCGCTCCAACTTCAGCACACACCAGAGGGTGCACACGGGCGAGAAGCCCTACCCGTGCCCCGAGTGTGGGAAGCGCTTCAGCCAGAGTTCCAGCCTGGTCATCCACCGCAGGACGCACAGCGGGGAGCGGCCCTATGCCTGCACCCAGTGCGGGAAGCGCTTCAACAACAGCTCGCACTTCAGCGCCCACCGCCGGACGCACACAGGTGAGAAGCCCTACACCTGCCCGGCCTGTGGCCGGGGCTTCCGCCGGGGCACCGACCTGCACAAGCACCAGCGGACCCACATGGGGGCAGGCTCCTTGCCGACGCTCCAGCCGGTGGCTCCTGGAGGCCCCAGTGCCAAAGCCTGA